AGTAttcaaaaatgttgaaattaaaaTACTTGAATCACTATTTGCCTCCCCTTACTCCTCTCCTATTAgtaattggagttaatttttatgtatttaattctGCCACATAGAAAAACTGGTCTCACAGATTAGTTTAAACAATAAACAGTATAAATAACTTAATATTAAAAACGAGAATCTTGGGGGAAAACTGTATATATAAAGTGGAAGCTAAGCTGTAATTTACTGATACAGGCACTGAAAATTCTCTTAAGAAAATGGTTTTATCTAGCTATCCAGTATTTAATTCAAGTGCTACAGAATAAATTCAACACATGGATACTATTTtcataaaagggaaaaagagcatATGTACCTTAAATCATTTTACTGTTCTCCCAAAATTCAGAAATTGGAATCAGTGTGCTCTATAAGGTTTTTgctctactgattttttttaaacatacagttGTGTTGGATGTTACATATACCTGATTTCTAAATATGATCAGAGTGTAAGATTACAAGTAGAGCCAGCAATGTATGTATAAAACTACAAAGAATATTATGTTGGTTTTTTATTTCTGCGctctaaaagaaaatcaaatttagaGCCTCGGaagtgttttagaaaatgaacataagtttaaaaaaattaaagaattaattaATGACCATTATTGACAAAATAGAACAGTGTGGTTGAAAGAACACTTGCCTATATTCTAGTCTTTGTGCTGCTACTTACGAAGTAATTGTGTAATTCTGGAGAATTCATTTAACCTCCCTAGGAAAGGGGATGTATCCAGTACATTCAATTTGCCAAACTAGCTACATACATAAATGTATCAGTTCATTAATTTAATCCATCAACAGTCCTATGACTAGATAGTATTATCTCAGTTCTTCAGCTGACAAAAATTGAGGCTGTGAGAGGCTGAGCAATTTGTTCAAGACTGTACAGTACAAAAGTAATAATTAAGCCTTGATCCCAGACAGGTCTGTCTGCCTCTGAAGTCAGCAAAACCTTCTGTCTttgcttcttcatctgtaaaacaaaagGCCTGTGCTAGCACATCTATGTATATGATCGCATTTGATCAACCCAGCAACCCCATGAGATAGAGTAATAACTGCCTTACCTTTTTCacaattaaagaaactgattttCCAGATAGTTTAAATAGCTTACCTTATATAGTTTAGTCAGAGTCTCAAATCAAGTgcttctgactccaaatccaaGGCTATTTCTATCACATCACACCAGATGATCCCTAAAGTCCCTTTGTAGTGCTACTGATTCGGTATACCATAGTATCAAATAAATGCCATAAATGTACAGAGATATCACATGGtaaaaatgaaatagtaaaatTCTAAAATGCTTTTCATTTATAGATACTGAGGCCTAAGCCTCCCCACTCCctcttttaaaacatgaaaataatccTTTTACCTTTGATAATCTTTGATAATCTTCCACATGATTAAAAAGCTTGAATAGTAATGGTTACTAAAATACTAAACTTTGCAATTACAACTCTTACATAGTTGGCAACCAggtaattttatttctgaaaagtgTCCCTATGATGTGTTTTCATAGTTGGTGAAGATTATACTACATTGGGACAAAAATTTCTGAGAACTATAGGTTCTAAGATTATTAAATACCAGAGTagtaattaaaaagacaaaatagttttatctttaaaaaaatctatctaCCTTATACAAACAGGTGTCGACTACTTCATTGCAAACTTTCTCAAGATCATCAGTGACTTCAAGTCTGGATCTTACAAAATCACAGAGCTCTTCATTTCCCATAACATCCCAGATACCATCACATGCAAGAATAATGAACTGATCATCATCTTCAGATCTTTCAATATCATGGACTTCAGGCTCTGGTGAGACAAGCTGCTCTGTAGGACCTTTTCCATGGACACATTTGTAATCAAAGTCCCCAAGGGCTCTTGACACAGCCAGAGAGCCATTCACACGCTGAATCATCACAGAACCACCTGCATTTTGAATTCGTTCTTTTTCCAGTGGATTACTTGGTTTATGATCTTGTGTGAAGAAGTGAACTTTCCTGTTTCTACAAAGTAAACCTCTTGAGTCTCCACAGTTAATAAAGTAAGTATGAtggggagaaattaagacacccACAGCTGTTGACCCACTTCTATCTGCACCATGTTTCTTCTCTGAcataactctcatatgttcatcAATCTCCAGAAAACCTGTTCTGATTCCATTCTTTACATTTTCCACAGAAGGTGCTCCTGCAGACCCTTTAAAATCCTGGTTATTGGTGATGTGATCTAACAAATGCTCACAGCAGTATTTGGCAACCTGAGAACCAGCATGCCCATCATACACAGCAAAAAATGACCATGTTTCAAGTCCACTTGGCAAACCAATCACAGCTGTATGTGCATCCTCCATTTCAACGCGCCAGCCTTGCATACTGCTTAACCCATATCGCAGCCCATTACCCTGCCCCTGGGCATTATGCTTTTCCATCTTTGGCTTGTCTAAAAATGCTCCCATTATGTCTTGATCCTCTAGGTCTGCAAAGGAAGAGAAACAGGAGAGTTACCACCTGTTTTAATAACAAAATACATATCCAACAACtcttaaaagaatgaaggagaaacacAGTCTTAAATAAGAATTCACAACTCTTGTTTTGAGCAGACACTCACTGTGCTGCTGACTTGAAATCTGGAGATTAACAGGAAGACTTGGGGGAAAGGCTCATCAGGCACAGTTCCAAATGGACAACAGATAGGGAGAGCTAAAGCACTGGGATAAAAGGAGCTGATGGGACACTTTCTCTAAGGCACAACCACTTGAGGTAGAGAGGAAACCTAGCAGTGGTCATCAGCTAACATGAACACAACCAAGCTTTAAGGAAACACTGAATATGTGCAATCTCTTTGGGAATTTCAGAATTGAGTTGTGTATGTATAGCAATCAAGAAAAGCCAAATGAAGTCTACTAATTCAAACATCTTAGTCAAACATTCAGGATTTTCTACAATTTGATTCCAAACTACCTAGTTTTTCTCCCACTCCATGAACCCTCTGCAAAGGTAAAAAATGATCTACTCATACATAATGCTCTAAATTAGCTGCTTCCTTTAAGCTTTTGCTCTTATCAGTCCCCTTAACTAGAATCCCTTGCCTCTCATCCCCTGGTCAAATTTGAAAAAGTATACTCATCCTTTAAAGACTAGCTCAAATTCTACCTTTACTATGAGGTTTttgagtcttttattttttattcagttttattgagatatattcacataccacacagtcatccatggtgcac
The Choloepus didactylus isolate mChoDid1 chromosome 4, mChoDid1.pri, whole genome shotgun sequence DNA segment above includes these coding regions:
- the PPM1A gene encoding protein phosphatase 1A; amino-acid sequence: MGAFLDKPKMEKHNAQGQGNGLRYGLSSMQGWRVEMEDAHTAVIGLPSGLETWSFFAVYDGHAGSQVAKYCCEHLLDHITNNQDFKGSAGAPSVENVKNGIRTGFLEIDEHMRVMSEKKHGADRSGSTAVGVLISPHHTYFINCGDSRGLLCRNRKVHFFTQDHKPSNPLEKERIQNAGGSVMIQRVNGSLAVSRALGDFDYKCVHGKGPTEQLVSPEPEVHDIERSEDDDQFIILACDGIWDVMGNEELCDFVRSRLEVTDDLEKVCNEVVDTCLYKGSRDNMSVILICFPNAPKVSPEAVKKEAELDKYLECRVEEIIKKQGEGVPDLVHVMRTLASENIPSLPPGGELASKRNVIEAVYNRLNPYKNDDTDSTSTDDMW